Proteins co-encoded in one Glandiceps talaboti chromosome 22, keGlaTala1.1, whole genome shotgun sequence genomic window:
- the LOC144452008 gene encoding outer mitochondrial transmembrane helix translocase-like isoform X3: MPNAGASMALSRQELTGIVIRLAIFGVCSYYGIKWVVEQMDPTRKQKAQAQKQAERLMGKIGVKGVKLTEYEMSIAALLIDPLGIQVTWRDIGGLEDVIEEIQETVILPMKKRHLFRGSSLLQPPKGILLHGPPGCGKTMIAKAMAKEAGFRFINLQASTLTDKWYGESQKLAAAVFSLAIKIQPTIIFIDEVDSFLRSRASYDHEATAMMKAQFMSLWDGLITDYSCQVIVMGATNRPQDVDGAILRRMPSMFHIGMPNKEQRQCILELILDNEYMSEDVDLSLVADETAGYSGSDLWELCRNASVFRVKDYIKEQRQEQQLPHESNDDDLEMLRPLTLSDLQGAKLKMDDAKQKRDD, from the exons ATGCCAAATGCAGGAGCAAGTATGGCCTTATCAAGGCAAGAGCTAACAGGCATAGTGATACGTCTAGCTATATTTGGAGTATGTTCATATTATGGTATTAAATGGGTTGTAGAACAAATGGACCCTACCAGAAAACAAAAAGCACAGGCACAGAAACAG GCTGAAAGACTAATGGGTAAAATTGGTGTGAAAGGAGTCAAATTGACAGAGTATGAAATGTCTATAGCAGCCTTACTAATCGACCCATTAGGTATCCAAGTAACTTGGAGAGATATTGGTGGCTTGGAAGATGTTATAGAAGAAATACAAGAAACAGTGATACTTCCCATGAAGAAGAGACATTTGTTTAGAGGTTCCAGCCTTTTACAGCCTCCAAAAG GTATACTTCTTCATGGTCCACCAGGGTGTGGCAAGACGATGATTGCTAAGGCAATGGCTAAAGAAGCTGGTTTCCGGTTTATCAACTTACAGGCATCTACTTTAACAGACAAATGGTATGGGGAATCACAGAAATTAGCTGCAGCAGTCTTCTCACTA GCTATCAAGATTCAACCAACCATTATATTCATTGATGAGGTAGATTCTTTTCTAAGATCTCGAGCTTCCTACGACCATGAAGCAACAGCTATGATGAAAGCTCAGTTTATGAGTCTATGGGATGGACTTATAACAGACTATTCTTGTCAG GTGATAGTGATGGGTGCTACAAATAGACCTCAAGATGTAGATGGAGCAATATTGAGAAGAATGCCCAGTATGTTTCATATAGGAATGCCT aacAAAGAGCAAAGACAATGTATATTGGAGCTTATATTAGacaatgaatat ATGTCAGAAGATGTAGATCTGTCTTTAGTTGCCGATGAAACTGCTGGTTATTCTGGTAGTGATTTATGGGAATTGTGTCGCAATGCGTCAGTATTTAGAGTAAAAGACTATATCAAagaacagagacaagaacagcAATTACCTCATGAAAG